From Daucus carota subsp. sativus chromosome 6, DH1 v3.0, whole genome shotgun sequence:
TGTCTTCTCTGCACCAAAGTTTTTGCCAGCTCCATAAGAATTACTAGTTTATCATCTGATAATTCATTGGCTTATACCCAGTCTTGTGGTGTGAAGATTGATCCTCGAACTCCAGTCATTATTGAGATATGTTATGTTCTTTATTGACAGTCCTTCAAATTTCAATATGCAATCAAATGATTTTTCTGCTGAAATGAAATATTCTTGAACCATAAAATGTTAAGAAGTTCAAGTTCAGCACTCTGATCAGTTACACCAGAACTTAAACATACTCATAGTTCGGTTTTACACATATTTACTAAGCCCAACTATTATTTCTACGTGTTGTAAATGTACTAATTACACCTTGGAGTAAAGGATTTAAGCTACTTTTTCTTGTATAATGTAGCAAAATGTAAGATAAAAATTCTGGATGTGTGAAGCAACATGTATTAAGATTTTGGACGAGTTGGTTACCTTACACATACAAGTTTAGTTGGACACTGACTCACTGCAGACTTCTTAATTTAATTGTGCTTTGATCAGTATATGTAGATTCATTTAGtttaagtttattttttaaGTCTATTTACTAAaggtaattaaaaaaattcctgTTAAAGAGCACATTCAGATTTGATGCTCAGAAGGTTTGTGAAGAAGTCATCAGAGACAGTACATTGAGTCATAGATCATAAAACATTCAGCCAGTTTCACTGGTGTTCCCAAGGCAAACTTTAGAACTAAGTATGCATATTTGACTGAGAATGGATCAGACTCTATAATCACTTATTTGCTAGGCTTCTGTCTTTAAGTTGGTGTCTTTGGCCCCCAATCTTTCGTCATTAAGTTCTTCACGTCCGTTTCAGCTGCCTCCGAATCTTTGTCCTGGCCCTGTTCATAAATTCATACACTAGTAAGCATCAGCACTTCATTGGTGCAATATATAAGCACTCGTAATCAGACTGGAAATTTTATTTTGCTCAAATTAATCTGGGGAAAAGAACAAGTCTAGGTTTCCAACACTTGGCACTAGTATAATAAGGCTGACTCATTTCTGAATGTACAACATGATTGCTGCTGAACTATTGTCTTTTACGTGTACTTATCACAGAATAATGTATGATGAACACGCTAAATGAATGTTTATTGCGCAAGAACGTGCACTATCCGCTCAAGATTGGTGTGTGTTATATCCAAGTTGATTCTATCTTCTAGCTGAGCTGATCTATTCCATGgtcttctttttatataaaatttgctcGCTCTAATGGATCTTGATGTGAATTTACCTCCAAAACTATGTCGGATCTTAccatttgattttattattcaatGAGATGGCAGATACTGAGAATGTAGGAGTCCACCTATCCTTCAGGTCAAGCAGTTCCAAATTTGGTTGCAAGTACAAGAACCAAGAATAAGGAATTTGATTGTCAAAGCAAGAGGTCTAGATTTCATACTGAAGTAGATCAGTTGTTTTAGAAACGAATGAGTAAAATAAGAAACTAGTGAAACAATGCTAGTGTGTGAGTTCAAACTAAATTAATGGCTCATTCAATATTCGATAAAGTTTTTCTAcggtttttttgaaaatcaaggCACAAATTTAAGCATTTAGGGAATTACATCACCAGAATGTAAAggaaaaacacataaaaattgTCAACCAAATCGTAATATGAACCAGGAAGGAGAGAACAATTCACAACATGTTCATTTGATGCTAGAATGCTTGGAATTTCTCTAAGATAGAGGCCCTTGAAGGCATGGAGATCTCTGTGAATAGCGATGGCTAGGTCTGTTGAACATGCTTATAGTTGTCACATCACTGTTATACCAGAACTTAAAAATACTTATAGTTCTTGCACAATTTTACACCTTGGAGTAAAGGATTCAAGGCTATTTTTTGTTGTATTATGGGGAAAAATGTAAGATAAAAAATTCTGGATGTATCAAGCAACTTGTGTTAAGATTTGGATGAGTTGATTACGTGACACATACAAGTTTAGTTGGGGACTACTGCAGACTTCTTAGAGGTGCTgatcaattaaaaattaaatttaattgttcTTTGATCAGTACATGCAAGTTAAGTTAGTTTAAGTTTATTTGCCAAGTCCATTTACTAaagttaattaaaaaaagattCCTGTAAAAGAACACATTCAGATGTGgccattatttatttttgatgctCAGAATATAACAGAGACAGTACATTGATTCACAGATCATGAAACATTAAGAAAGATTCACTAGTGTTACTGAGGCAAATTTTAGAGCTAAATATGCAAACTCTACTGAGAATGGATCAGACTTTATAATCACTTATATGTTAGGCTTCTGTCTTTAAGTTGGCGTCTTTGGCCCCCAATCTATTTTCATTAGGTTCTTCACGCCCCCTTCAGCTGCCTCCATATCTTTGTTTCGGTCCTGTTCCTGTTCAAATATTCaggttcaaataattatcagtACTTCATTACTGCAATATATAAACACTCAGAATTCTAgctaaatttttcttaaaaccAAGTTTTAAACCTGAGTGTTCACGTGATGCTGGTGTCCTGCAGCAGGAGCTTTTGAAGCATGATGATCTGAAACAAGCAATATCCAAATATTGTTCTTAATTTTATGCAGTGTTCACCTTCTCAATATTATCAGCTTCAAGAATTATTGTCATGTGAGAAGAATTTTAGTTGTACAAAATGTTCCTTTTCAAAAAATCAGAAGGACAATTTTTTACAAAGACAAATGTTCTCAAGCTAACATTGTTTTTACATGAGGGCAATCCACAAATAATTTAGCCATGGTTCTCAGATAAACAATTGGAAATATGGAAAAACTCATCTAGCTTGAACTATATACTATGTTTTCCTCATTGTGGCGTGTGTGTTTAAATACAACGAAGAAAGCTTTACTGTCTTACCCAGATCAACATGTGCAGAAGAGTCCCTCAAAGCATGGAAGACTAAAAGAAGGCACAACAGTAAACTTGCGAGCTTGACAAATGccatttctaaaatatttatcttgTTCAATGAAAAGTTAAAAAATCAGGGAATGCTTAGTGTTGGTTTTATAGGCTTCAGATTAACACTTGAAACTAGTATAATAAGGCTGACTCATTTCTGATTGTACAACATGATTGCTGCACTATATTATTGTCTTTTATGTGTATTTACACAGAATAATGTATGATGAACATGCATTAATGGTAATGTTTATTGCACAAGAACGTGCACTATCTGGTCGAGATTAGTTTGTGTTATTACCAAGTTGCTTCTATCTTTGAACTGAGCTGAACTATTTAAGGTTTACTTTATATATAGAAGTTGATCTCTCCAATGGATCTTGATGTCAATTCACCTCCAAAACTATGTTGGATCTTACCATTGGATTTCATCATTGACtgagtttgatgtttaaaaaaCTATAATAATCAAATAGATATATGATGAGATTGCAGAGACTGAGAATGTAAATGTTTTCCTTCTCAGGGAGGAGTCACCTATCCTTCTGTTTAAGCGGTTCCAAATTTGATCGCCAGTACTGGAACCAAGAACATGGGAATTCAATATTCCAAGTAAGAGGTCTAGATGACAATACTGAAATTGAGTCCCTTGTTTTAGAAACGAATGAGTAAAAATATGAAAGTAGTGAAACAATGCTAGTGTGTGAGTTTTAAAGTAAGAAGAAGAGCGGCTGCATAAATGTATCCTTTGAAGACTGAGGGCATACATACTGCATATATTCACACTTGATAGTTCATTCAGATCAAGTTAACAACTTGAATGCTCTTAAATTGACTAGCAGCACTCAGCACTGCATGTAATATCCTTGAAAATCTAAGCACAAATTTAAGCATTTAAGGAATCACATCACCAAAATGTAAAGGGAAAAACACATGAACATTGTTAATCACATCATGATATGAAGCAGGAAGGAGAGAACAATTTACATAATGTTCATTCAGTGCTAAATTACTTGGAATTTCTCTTAGATACAGGCCCTTCAAGGCATGGAGATCTCTGTGAATAGCGATGGCTAGGTCTGTTGAACATGCTTATAGTTGTCAAATCACTATTAATTGAAGATATAGGTGATGACTTGTGCTTGTAAGGAGAGAATGTTACAGAATTCGAGTTGAAGCTCATAGGCCTTAGTCTTGGTGAACTCATTGATCTAACTTTTGCCTTGGCAGATACTGTAGCAGCCATGTAAGTAGGAACAGCAAGAGATCCTCCTCCAGCAGAATATCTATTTCCAATTGGATGTTGCTTTTGAAGATGGACCAATCTTGTGGCTGGCAATTCTGATTCTTTGTAGTGGCATTGCTTCTGTAAATTTTGGGACTTCACTTGTTCTTTCCCAGGTTCTTCGTGTTTTATTCTTTCCCTAGTTGAAAAAACTGATACTAAGTTTTGCAGATCTTCCCTTTTTGATATCCTAGTGTCCACACATTGTTCTAACCAGTATCTCCATCTTCCATCTATTTTGTTCTGTTCTAGTCCTGCTGGCCTCTGAAAAAACCGGAGAAAAATTACCAAAGTGGATGAGAACCTTCCTAAAATTATAATACCAGGAAGTTTCATATATGATTTAGCTTTCAATGCAGCAAGTCACAAACTGTCATTTCTAATTATCATAGATCAGATTTCTTCCGAAAGTTAGGGATGACTGGGAATTTCAAAGATATGCCATCTAGTTTCGTGACATTGGAAATCCATATCAGATTGAAGAGTATGTGTATATACCAAAGATAAGTAATCTTTAGATGAAATGTGTTAGCGTAAATAGGCAGTAACATACTCTATTCCTAAAAGAGAACTGTTTTATCCTTTCTCTTTTGATAGCAGCCATTCTCTTGCTTGAGCAAAGATCATTTTCCTCTTCTTTTGTCAGAAGACTGTCATCCCACCTTCTCTGACTTTTTAAATCAATCTACATATCCATCAAAACCAGATTTTAAACTATAATTACACATAGAAATTACACTGGCAAGTTATCATTTCTTCATGAAATGGACTCCAATTACACTGATAAGTTATATATACCTTAATGTCCTTGTCTTTGGAACAAGACGGATCATCCAACATTTGGCTTCTTTTTGCGCGTACCTGTGACTGTATATTTGCTATTGATTGCAATTTATTAAGTGTCTTTCTAGCTTGTCGTCGGACAAGTATGCCTCTGATAGTAGCTTGAAGCCTGACAATTCCCTTTAATGCCCTTGCAACTTTTCTTGCCTGTATCAGCCATATGAATTAGGGAAGTAATCCTTAATTAGTGCACTCCTTCTACCATCCTGCATTGAAAACCCTCAATTTCTAAATTACTATAAAGACTCCAGGAACTGAAAAACTTACTAGATAACCCCTGAAGGCATTTTGGATTTTGGTGGCAGCCACTTCTTGGATTAACCTTCTCCAGTTAGGTACTAATGGAGGAGCATTGTATTTACAATAAATGCTTGAGAAATCTCGGGACTCGTCTTCTCTCTGACAAGTATATTTAGAAGTACTACAAGAGGGCTGATCAAAAATGTCTGCAGCAATTTCATCAGCTGCAGAAGCCATGAAAATTTGTACATTAGAATCTTGCACGACCTCTCCTGTATCTCTTGATGGCGATGCAGCTGGAATAGAAGGTGATCGCTTGATCCTGAATCTTCCAAGAAAGCACATCCTTCTCCTTTGTTGTTTCTGTCAATGTAGATTGCAGATATATTATCTGTAAGAATCAGAAATTTAGGTAAATATTCAAAGCTTGCCAGATATCAaatatcatcataaatatcagaGAGAAGAGCTTTGATTTATCAAACCCTATTTTCGCATTGTAATAGATCATTAAAAATgcctatcaataaaaaaataaattcactgACAGAGGATTCAAACAAGTAGCATATATAGAGCTTCCTTAGTTACTTCAGACACCAGCGGCCTTCTTTTCCTTCTACACTGACTGTTTTTCCTGTTCTTTGTGTTCTGTTGAGTTGTTTGAATTTCTCATTATTTGCATGTTCAATATTTTAAGTTCAACATGTGGTCCTTGAGATAAATGCAGAAGGGGAAAAGTAAAGGTATCGTTATCACTTGGCTTTAGTGTAACCACTCTTTTCTCGGTAACAAGAGGTAATAGTTGGAGATTCAGAACAACTACCTAAATTCTTCAATTGACAATTtccatattaatatataaactaaatttCCAACTGGATTAAACTAGTATGTTTTAGTTCTTGGGTGCGAAATCTGCTGATCCACAGGCCTTAATTCTTATGTTTAAGAATCGGAAATCAGAAGGTTAACTTTACTATGTAGTTCATTTAGGAAACATATTTGTAGATTTTTAGTAGTTTGAGTGCCATCTGACGAGGTTTGTCAAGTGCTCTGGATTCGAAACATGCCTTTGCTGATATACCAATGCTCAACTTTGAGTTATCATAAACTTTACAGTATCCTGTAAGTTATGTTAAGACTTAAGCCCTGTATTAGTGCCTAGTTGATCCTGAAATCATCAAATTTGATTCGTTTATTCAAGAAATTAAAGCATGGTAGTTGATGAATGGTCACTGCCATAGCTCACTGCCAACATTATTTGGTGCTTGAATTCTCTTCTTCCTCATCCTTAAAGTCAAGGAAGAGGAAGTGCATTATTGAGAAAAAGTGGGCTAACTGTTTATCAATCATTTAGAGAAAGCCAGATTAAAACAGAGCCAACCTTGGATTTTACCAGAGGAGGGCATATGTGCAGTGGACGATAATCTTGAAGTCTGTCTGTGGATTTTAATGAAATGAATTGCGGATAAATACACAATTTTTAAATCCTTTAATATTTATCTATGTTTCAGTTTCATAGATTGAGATGGAATgagattgaaaaaaattatagttctgAAGAACTGGAATGAATTCAGTAATAGTCGTTTCAGAACCATCGATTATAATGTACTTGTTTTACTACCACCTATACTTGAATTCTAAACTTCATCACCAACCAAGAGAAGACGGTTGGCTAATTCATGGGATTTTGAACTAACAAAACTTTAGTGTGTTACACATGTTTCTTTTTGCGGTCTTTCTGTCAGAGAGTTTCTGCAGTTTCCGAAAACTGCCAAATTGGGAACTCAGAGATCAGTCTGTAAGAAAGAATACTAAACAATAGAATTATGTTGTGTGTGGTTGGGGTGAAGGGAATGAAATGGAATGGAATaagtataaataaaagaaaataatagagtgTCGGAGGGaggactttgaaaaaaaatgagtgagtgcaaatttTGTGTGATAAGATTTGGGTAGAAAATATGTATGATAAGGAATGGAGCATTGTGATAATAATGGAATGGTGGAaagaatgaaattattatacattcaactaaattatagttcaaatctcattccattccatccattATCATTCACcgcaaccaaacacaacatgtTGAAACTTGGAACTGATCAACTCAGTTGTAATCAAGTAATCAACCATGTAAGCTTATTTGAACCGAAATCCAGGGTCTGGACTCGGACTTTTATGCTCTTTTGCCTAATAGTACTATATAAACGAACAAGATTTACTAAGCATGAAACGCGAGCCTGGCAAGGATGCAGTGAAGCAGTTGAGTGAAATATGCAAGAAAGTAATACACATAACTAAACGTTCCAATGAATTCAGGAACTATTCAATACCACGTGAGTGAGTTCAGAAACATAACAGCTGAATTGTCGTAACATCTTGGGGTGTTTGGATCATGAGTGGGAATGAGAATCGTGTTCTAGTCTGGAGACATAACTGCGTCAGAATTTGAACtatttcaaacaaaacaaaattcaaCAGAGCAAATTGTGCATGCAAAACCGCAACTCAAAATGTGTCACATGTAATATCAATCCGTTCAACTTTAACGTTCAATCCTTCACGCGATCAGGCCTTATCGCAAACCGTCAGTCTCACACCTCCCCCCTATATATTGTCAACCATCTATCTGATCAAACACACCACACCACATCTCGAAAATGGCAATTCATAGCCACCACTCAAAGGTCTTTCTCGTCTTGTGCTGCATAACTCTACTCTTCGGTGACCACAATCAGGTTTCGGGGCAGTGCCAAGGCGACATCCAGGGCCTGATGCAGCAATGTGCGCGATACGTTCAAAAGTCCGGCCCTGAAGCCGCGCCATCAAAAGAGTGTTGTGACGTTGTGAAGAACGTAGACCTGGCGTGCGTGTGTCAACACGTCACTGACCAGGTTGAGAAGATCATTAGCATGGAAAAAGCAGTCGCAATGGCTAATTCGTGCGGGAAAGCATTAGCCCATGGAACCAAATGCGGAAGTAAGTTAAAGAATCCCTAATTTGTTCGTCACTGGCCGCAGAAAATATGCTTTTAGATTTACTAAACAATTTTTCACCtatttttcaacaaaaaaaactcTCATTGTGCCTGCAATAGCAACTAGGGGCGATCATGGTTTGGTTTAAACCGCAAAATCCGCATAAACCAATCCGATattaatccgatccaaaccgaaaccgaaatgaggtttatggtttcggttcgactaatttaaaaaaccgtggtttgtgggttggtttcggttttatattaaaccaacccgttataaaaccgaaccgcgtatttatatatatacaatataaatattcaatattatatatatatatacaaaatattaattttatataaatatattcattttttagtttatacttGCTAGGTTGTTgtttagttacttaacttatcaATATCAACTACAAATCATATCAATTCAGTAATCTACGACTTCGATTcaagtttatgcattttattaaactaaagtttgtattttaatttaactacgTGAAATTGTGTAAATGGAG
This genomic window contains:
- the LOC108226961 gene encoding protein IQ-DOMAIN 11, giving the protein MCFLGRFRIKRSPSIPAASPSRDTGEVVQDSNVQIFMASAADEIAADIFDQPSCSTSKYTCQREDESRDFSSIYCKYNAPPLVPNWRRLIQEVAATKIQNAFRGYLARKVARALKGIVRLQATIRGILVRRQARKTLNKLQSIANIQSQVRAKRSQMLDDPSCSKDKDIKIDLKSQRRWDDSLLTKEEENDLCSSKRMAAIKRERIKQFSFRNRRPAGLEQNKIDGRWRYWLEQCVDTRISKREDLQNLVSVFSTRERIKHEEPGKEQVKSQNLQKQCHYKESELPATRLVHLQKQHPIGNRYSAGGGSLAVPTYMAATVSAKAKVRSMSSPRLRPMSFNSNSVTFSPYKHKSSPISSINSDLTTISMFNRPSHRYSQRSPCLEGPVSKRNSK
- the LOC108227008 gene encoding uncharacterized protein LOC108227008; the encoded protein is MAIHSHHSKVFLVLCCITLLFGDHNQVSGQCQGDIQGLMQQCARYVQKSGPEAAPSKECCDVVKNVDLACVCQHVTDQVEKIISMEKAVAMANSCGKALAHGTKCGSYTVP